The following coding sequences are from one Betaproteobacteria bacterium window:
- a CDS encoding response regulator transcription factor: MLADDHAMVRLGFRLLLEGAGATVVGEAENGESAARMFGELKPDVLVMDVSMPGIGGLGALERILAWEAKARVLMLSAHNDDIVPVRALRLGARGYLCKRAAPEEFLRAVGTVFADQRYIDPELAPAVALAQLSASANPVEALTEKELAVFLQLAQGKTVNEVAKDFCVSPSTVGTHLYHIKQKLNVQNAAELALVAMRNGLIES; encoded by the coding sequence ATGCTGGCCGACGATCACGCCATGGTGAGGCTGGGGTTCCGGCTCTTGCTCGAAGGTGCCGGAGCCACCGTGGTGGGCGAAGCGGAGAACGGGGAGTCCGCCGCCCGCATGTTTGGCGAACTGAAGCCGGACGTCCTGGTCATGGACGTGTCCATGCCGGGGATCGGTGGACTGGGTGCCCTGGAACGAATTCTGGCCTGGGAGGCGAAAGCGCGGGTGCTCATGCTCTCGGCCCACAACGACGACATCGTTCCCGTGCGGGCCTTGCGTCTGGGCGCCCGGGGCTATCTGTGCAAGCGGGCGGCGCCGGAGGAATTCCTGCGGGCGGTGGGGACCGTCTTCGCCGACCAGCGCTACATCGATCCCGAATTGGCGCCGGCGGTGGCACTGGCTCAACTTTCCGCTTCGGCCAACCCGGTCGAGGCCCTGACCGAAAAGGAGCTGGCCGTGTTTCTGCAACTGGCTCAGGGCAAGACCGTCAATGAAGTCGCCAAGGACTTCTGCGTGAGTCCCAGCACGGTGGGCACTCATCTTTACCACATCAAGCAAAAGCTCAATGTCCAGAATGCCGCCGAGCTCGCCCTGGTGGCCATGCGCAACGGCCTGATCGAATCCTGA
- a CDS encoding TonB family protein, with protein sequence MPPVEVFLLAEDRRFLRLLALSACLHGLVLWGFAGTPPVSRSMPRLEAELRVQVAAAEVPAPLVPSEPAPPAPVKAREEGRQTVSVPAALAAEPAPAAVSVPQVAATANLPLAEAPGERVVADLPPPPRPAVDLDRLLDGYGRRLSDLLARHHSYPRVAEMRGWEGEVQLRLRVARKGGLLGVSVERSSGFEVLDQHARAMVEQLRVFPPPPDELESGEIQVVIPVSYKLRRPA encoded by the coding sequence GTGCCGCCCGTTGAGGTTTTCCTCCTCGCGGAGGATCGTCGCTTCCTGCGGTTGCTGGCCCTCTCCGCCTGTCTGCACGGCCTTGTGCTGTGGGGATTCGCAGGGACGCCGCCGGTGAGCCGTTCCATGCCCCGGCTGGAGGCGGAACTCCGCGTGCAGGTTGCCGCCGCGGAAGTACCGGCACCCTTGGTACCGAGCGAGCCGGCACCGCCTGCTCCCGTGAAGGCGCGGGAGGAGGGCCGTCAGACTGTGTCGGTGCCTGCTGCGCTGGCGGCGGAACCTGCGCCTGCAGCGGTGTCGGTGCCGCAGGTTGCCGCAACGGCAAACCTGCCGCTGGCCGAAGCGCCCGGAGAGCGCGTAGTGGCCGATCTGCCTCCACCTCCACGCCCCGCCGTCGATCTCGATCGCCTGCTCGACGGCTACGGACGTCGCTTGTCCGACCTCCTGGCGCGCCATCACAGCTATCCGCGCGTGGCCGAGATGCGGGGCTGGGAAGGCGAGGTGCAGCTTCGTCTGCGGGTTGCACGCAAAGGGGGGCTTCTCGGTGTTTCGGTCGAGCGCTCCAGCGGTTTCGAGGTTCTCGATCAGCACGCCCGGGCCATGGTCGAGCAATTGCGTGTTTTCCCGCCGCCGCCCGACGAACTCGAATCCGGAGAGATCCAGGTGGTGATCCCGGTGAGCTACAAGCTGAGGCGGCCCGCCTGA
- the pip gene encoding prolyl aminopeptidase — MATAGLSPDGLFPPVVPRASGFLAVGQGHELYWEECGPRDGFPVVFLHGGPGSGCNAAQRRLFDPRRFRAVLFDQRGCGRSRPLGETADNTTAHLVADLEKLRRALGIAHWIVCGGSWGSALGLAYAQAHPESVAGLVLRGIFLGSGAEVTRYLSRQARPEAWAALAAAARDAENLLESFGQQIRSGSEAEVLAAAGAWLNYERAFMGEGPLEGVADETARAKVRVQLHYLCKDCFLAPEQLLRGVSQIRHLPTVLVQGMADPVCPPEVAQALARAWPEAQWSPVAAGGHGGLSSAIAAAVIEALAHVAARVEMHPPREG, encoded by the coding sequence GTGGCGACGGCGGGTCTTTCGCCCGATGGCCTGTTTCCCCCGGTCGTGCCGCGGGCGAGTGGCTTCCTGGCGGTGGGGCAAGGGCACGAACTGTACTGGGAAGAGTGCGGTCCCCGCGACGGATTTCCCGTCGTGTTCCTGCACGGCGGACCCGGCAGCGGGTGCAATGCCGCCCAAAGGCGGCTCTTCGATCCGCGGCGTTTTCGCGCCGTGCTTTTCGATCAGCGGGGTTGCGGGCGGAGTCGCCCCCTGGGGGAAACTGCGGACAACACCACCGCACACCTGGTGGCCGATCTGGAGAAACTCCGCCGGGCACTGGGCATCGCACACTGGATCGTCTGTGGCGGTTCCTGGGGTAGTGCCCTTGGCCTTGCCTATGCGCAGGCCCATCCGGAATCGGTCGCCGGTCTGGTGCTGCGCGGCATCTTTCTCGGCAGCGGGGCCGAGGTGACACGCTACCTTTCGCGGCAGGCCCGGCCGGAGGCTTGGGCGGCCCTGGCGGCTGCGGCGCGGGATGCGGAAAACCTCCTGGAGTCCTTTGGCCAGCAGATCCGTTCCGGCAGCGAGGCAGAGGTTCTTGCGGCTGCCGGCGCCTGGCTGAATTACGAGCGAGCCTTCATGGGCGAGGGGCCCCTGGAGGGCGTTGCGGACGAAACCGCCCGGGCTAAGGTGCGCGTGCAACTGCACTATCTGTGCAAGGACTGTTTCCTCGCGCCGGAGCAACTCCTTCGGGGGGTGAGCCAGATCAGGCATCTTCCCACCGTATTGGTGCAGGGGATGGCAGACCCGGTGTGCCCGCCGGAGGTGGCGCAGGCCCTGGCGAGGGCCTGGCCTGAAGCCCAGTGGTCGCCCGTCGCGGCAGGGGGGCACGGAGGCCTGAGCAGTGCCATCGCAGCGGCGGTCATCGAGGCCCTGGCCCACGTCGCCGCGCGGGTGGAGATGCATCCGCCGAGGGAGGGCTGA
- a CDS encoding HAMP domain-containing protein — protein MSLHTRISLVLTALAAGLLLVLAALWVHGTRAAINEEIEAAARVSEQWLVALGIELRKGADETLATRTLAAIQPLGRIRANGVEILDRQGGLIYRSPAPTYKAGRGAPEWFSGLLSADFAPRWVAIGELDVVIRPDASRAVLDAWDDVTGMVGWALGVLAILFLGVRVALAKALRPLDLVMAALDRTGQGRFDTRLPVFEVPELGSLSRAFNGMADRLAHAVDENVCLEAEREVARRMQGSLEADRRAVARELHDELAQGITAVRALAGAIAQRTEAQPDVQGYAGNIVSVTGQMQDGIRTILHRLRKPAAEPLLASLERNLAAWRQQHPEIELEGVYELGDAPLSDELAGCALRIVQEGLTNVVRHAQARHAEVRVWRRSGDLEIVVADDGVGLGGEPSAQAGSGLGLTGMVERVELLGGVLRLETPAAGGCRLVARIPEDFPGPAVEEKL, from the coding sequence TTGAGTCTGCATACCCGTATCAGCCTGGTGCTGACTGCCTTGGCAGCCGGGTTGCTGCTCGTCCTTGCCGCTCTGTGGGTTCACGGAACCCGGGCGGCGATCAACGAGGAAATCGAGGCGGCGGCAAGGGTTTCCGAGCAGTGGCTGGTGGCTCTGGGAATCGAATTGCGCAAAGGGGCCGACGAGACCCTGGCCACCAGGACGCTGGCTGCCATTCAGCCCCTGGGGCGTATCCGCGCCAACGGCGTGGAGATATTGGACCGCCAGGGGGGCCTGATCTACCGCTCCCCGGCGCCGACCTACAAGGCCGGCAGGGGGGCTCCCGAGTGGTTTTCAGGCCTTCTTTCCGCAGACTTCGCGCCGCGTTGGGTCGCCATCGGTGAACTCGACGTGGTGATCCGTCCCGACGCCTCGCGGGCAGTTCTCGACGCCTGGGATGATGTGACCGGGATGGTCGGTTGGGCCCTGGGCGTGTTGGCCATACTCTTTCTTGGGGTGCGCGTCGCCCTGGCCAAGGCACTCCGTCCCCTGGACCTGGTGATGGCGGCGCTGGATCGCACGGGGCAGGGGCGATTCGACACGCGCCTGCCGGTATTCGAAGTCCCCGAACTGGGGAGTCTGTCGCGGGCCTTCAACGGCATGGCGGACCGTCTGGCCCACGCGGTGGATGAGAACGTCTGTCTCGAGGCGGAGCGCGAGGTGGCGCGGCGCATGCAGGGAAGCCTGGAAGCGGACCGCCGTGCGGTGGCGCGCGAATTGCATGACGAATTGGCGCAGGGCATCACCGCCGTACGGGCGCTCGCCGGGGCGATCGCGCAGCGGACCGAGGCGCAGCCCGACGTGCAGGGCTACGCCGGCAATATCGTGAGCGTGACGGGGCAGATGCAGGACGGCATACGCACCATTCTGCACCGGCTGCGCAAACCAGCAGCGGAACCGCTTCTTGCCAGCCTGGAGCGCAACCTGGCCGCCTGGCGGCAGCAGCATCCGGAGATCGAGCTGGAAGGGGTGTACGAATTGGGGGACGCCCCTTTGTCGGACGAATTGGCCGGGTGCGCGCTGCGCATTGTGCAGGAGGGGCTGACCAACGTCGTGCGCCATGCTCAGGCGCGCCACGCCGAGGTCCGTGTCTGGCGCAGGAGTGGCGACCTGGAAATTGTCGTGGCGGACGATGGCGTCGGTCTGGGCGGCGAGCCCTCTGCTCAGGCGGGCAGTGGCTTGGGTCTGACCGGGATGGTCGAGCGGGTCGAATTGTTGGGAGGGGTGCTGCGGCTGGAGACGCCTGCAGCTGGAGGCTGTCGTCTGGTCGCGAGGATTCCGGAAGATTTTCCGGGCCCCGCCGTGGAGGAGAAGCTGTGA
- a CDS encoding quinoprotein relay system zinc metallohydrolase 1 codes for MRRVFACLAFLLFAVPGGGVSFDYGLVPRELAPGVYVFVGTTEDFSTRNGGNIVNTGFIVGTGGVVVVDTGPSLRYGRQMRAAIAAKTEAPIALVLNTHLHPDHFLGNQAFADRPLGALAATRSGIERDGNAFAENLFRMAGDWMLGTESVPPTLELAEGIREFAGRRLRFIALKGHTDADLAVYDETSGVLFAGDLVFNGRAPTTPHAEVSAWYAALDQLEAITREPGFRKLVPGHGEVAQDAAPIAQTRAYLRWLEREFAEAAAAGLDMNEVLARPIPAEFAALGVVATEYRRSVGHLFPAAEQKALGRGAAR; via the coding sequence ATGCGCCGCGTTTTTGCCTGTCTTGCCTTCCTGCTGTTCGCCGTTCCGGGAGGGGGCGTGTCCTTCGACTATGGACTCGTTCCGCGGGAGCTTGCACCGGGGGTCTATGTCTTCGTCGGCACGACGGAGGATTTTTCCACCCGCAACGGCGGCAATATCGTCAATACCGGATTCATCGTCGGCACGGGGGGCGTCGTGGTCGTCGATACGGGTCCTTCGCTGCGCTATGGGCGGCAGATGCGCGCCGCCATCGCCGCCAAGACGGAAGCTCCGATCGCGCTCGTGCTCAACACTCACCTTCATCCAGACCATTTCCTGGGCAACCAGGCCTTCGCGGATCGCCCCCTGGGGGCACTGGCGGCGACCCGATCGGGAATCGAACGGGATGGCAATGCCTTTGCGGAAAATCTGTTCCGCATGGCGGGGGACTGGATGCTGGGAACCGAGAGCGTCCCTCCGACACTCGAACTGGCCGAGGGCATTCGTGAATTCGCCGGGCGGCGCCTGCGCTTTATCGCGCTGAAGGGGCATACCGACGCCGATCTGGCGGTGTACGACGAGACCTCGGGGGTGCTTTTCGCCGGCGATCTGGTCTTCAATGGGCGCGCGCCGACCACGCCCCATGCCGAAGTGTCCGCCTGGTACGCCGCCCTGGACCAGCTCGAGGCCATTACCCGAGAGCCCGGGTTCCGCAAGCTGGTCCCTGGCCACGGCGAGGTGGCGCAGGACGCCGCACCCATCGCCCAGACGCGCGCCTACTTGCGCTGGCTGGAGCGCGAGTTTGCCGAGGCCGCTGCGGCAGGTCTCGACATGAACGAGGTTCTGGCCCGGCCGATTCCCGCGGAATTTGCGGCACTGGGCGTGGTGGCCACGGAATACCGGCGGTCGGTGGGGCATCTTTTCCCCGCGGCCGAACAGAAGGCGCTGGGTCGCGGTGCCGCCCGTTGA
- a CDS encoding pentapeptide repeat-containing protein, whose translation MTNNFCIRTKSGFTSRAGLFLAGSIAAVVSLTGNAEPSKGPVEPLVVNGCKLWPYARCPGADLRHADLSARDLAGADFTGANLSRADLRVANLAGAILDGADLTAAKLQKVNAPGASFRNAKLVGADLEFARLMRSDLSGADLTAANLEMARFNFAWLEGARLTNANLQETKFVTTNLRRANLEGALFKYTIFPDSSFEGCTGCPDPALW comes from the coding sequence ATGACAAATAATTTCTGCATTCGTACGAAAAGCGGTTTTACGTCACGGGCCGGGCTTTTCCTGGCCGGCAGCATCGCTGCGGTCGTCTCGCTGACCGGGAATGCCGAGCCCAGCAAGGGGCCGGTAGAGCCGTTAGTGGTGAATGGCTGCAAGCTTTGGCCCTACGCCCGCTGTCCGGGTGCCGATCTCCGACACGCGGATCTCTCGGCGCGGGATCTCGCCGGCGCTGACTTCACTGGAGCGAATCTGAGCCGCGCCGATCTGAGAGTCGCCAATCTGGCGGGTGCCATTCTGGATGGGGCCGATTTGACCGCCGCCAAATTACAAAAAGTGAATGCTCCTGGTGCGAGCTTTCGCAACGCCAAGCTCGTGGGGGCCGATTTGGAATTTGCGCGTCTGATGCGCAGCGACCTCTCGGGTGCGGACCTGACTGCTGCCAATCTGGAAATGGCTCGTTTCAACTTTGCGTGGCTGGAAGGTGCTCGGCTGACCAACGCGAATCTGCAGGAAACTAAATTTGTCACCACCAACCTGCGCCGGGCCAACCTTGAGGGCGCGTTATTCAAATACACGATTTTTCCCGATTCGTCCTTCGAGGGATGCACGGGATGTCCTGATCCAGCGTTGTGGTGA
- a CDS encoding quinoprotein dehydrogenase-associated SoxYZ-like carrier has product MGRLMAALVLAVVMLGEVLAAPVDAADPLESARWGDMRRAFFADQPVVFDARVKVVAPLDAENPMQVPVTVDAAELSDAREVFVFADFNPIIQVLRFYPERASAYLGFRIKLQQSSPVRAAVRTGDGVWHVGGTWVNTVGGGCTAPSAAATSPEWQRRLNEVSGRQWSEGPLAGRVRMRIVHPMDTGLVAGIPAFFLDELEFLSAEGVLLMRVQPFEPVSENPVFTLQQGAPGRVRTMGRDNNGNRFEAWIEP; this is encoded by the coding sequence ATGGGAAGGCTGATGGCGGCGCTGGTGCTGGCGGTGGTCATGCTCGGAGAGGTGCTTGCCGCTCCGGTCGACGCCGCGGATCCCCTTGAGTCGGCCCGCTGGGGGGACATGCGCAGGGCTTTCTTCGCCGATCAGCCGGTGGTTTTCGACGCCCGGGTCAAGGTCGTCGCGCCGCTGGATGCCGAGAATCCCATGCAGGTTCCCGTGACCGTTGACGCCGCCGAGCTGAGCGACGCGCGAGAGGTTTTCGTTTTTGCGGATTTCAATCCCATCATTCAGGTACTGCGCTTCTACCCGGAGCGCGCTTCCGCATACCTGGGGTTTCGCATCAAGCTGCAGCAGTCGTCGCCGGTGCGGGCGGCGGTCCGCACCGGCGACGGTGTTTGGCATGTCGGGGGAACCTGGGTCAATACCGTTGGGGGGGGATGTACGGCCCCCTCGGCTGCGGCCACCTCCCCCGAGTGGCAACGCAGACTCAACGAAGTCAGTGGCCGGCAGTGGTCGGAAGGGCCCCTGGCGGGACGTGTCAGGATGCGCATCGTGCATCCCATGGACACCGGACTCGTCGCGGGCATCCCGGCCTTTTTTCTGGACGAACTGGAATTCCTCTCTGCGGAGGGCGTGCTCCTGATGCGCGTCCAGCCCTTCGAGCCGGTGAGCGAGAACCCGGTCTTTACCTTGCAGCAAGGAGCGCCGGGCCGCGTGCGGACGATGGGGCGCGATAATAACGGCAATCGTTTTGAAGCCTGGATCGAACCGTGA
- a CDS encoding c-type cytochrome: protein MKLLTILPMALFLPALAFSGDTEGQPGNGEAVPPVVDIQALKNLGASWLNENPYRDDAAAIEVGRQAFVQACQRCHGPDALGKGPGPNLRRLSAYCKRIVDASLQRECFGDNDAYFVKSVLKGKTRVGVVHMPPWEGVLSQEVLWALKAYIDSPHGDAQVPR from the coding sequence TTGAAGCTGCTGACCATATTGCCCATGGCCTTGTTCTTGCCGGCACTGGCTTTCTCGGGCGATACGGAAGGGCAACCCGGCAATGGCGAGGCCGTGCCACCGGTGGTCGATATCCAAGCGCTCAAGAATCTTGGCGCATCCTGGCTGAACGAAAACCCTTACCGAGACGATGCGGCTGCCATCGAGGTGGGGCGGCAGGCATTCGTTCAGGCCTGTCAGCGCTGTCATGGTCCGGATGCACTGGGCAAGGGCCCAGGGCCGAACCTCAGGCGCCTCAGCGCTTACTGCAAGCGTATCGTCGACGCGTCGTTGCAGCGGGAGTGTTTCGGCGACAACGATGCATATTTCGTCAAGTCGGTGCTGAAGGGAAAAACCCGGGTCGGTGTGGTCCATATGCCGCCCTGGGAAGGGGTGCTGAGCCAGGAAGTGCTCTGGGCACTCAAGGCCTATATCGATTCACCCCACGGCGACGCTCAGGTGCCGCGATGA
- a CDS encoding PQQ-dependent methanol/ethanol family dehydrogenase, whose product MHRHNFFRRTAIASAVIAASAFMGSQAMAAVSDADILNDASTKGDVVSFGLGTQGQRHSPSTQINTNTVKNLVPAWSMSFGGEKQRGQESQPVIHNGKMFVTASYSRLFAIDAKTGKKLWKYEHRLPDGIMPCCDVINRGAALYDNLVIFATLDANLVALDQDTGKVVWKEKLEDYAAGYSASAAPIIAKGKLITGVSGGEFGIVGRIDARDPKTGKLLWTRPTVEGHMGYKFDASGNKTDNGISGTTNATWPGDLWKTGGAATWNGATYDPETNLIFAGTGNPAPWNSWTRPGDNLFSCSTVAIDADTGKIVWHYQGTPHDGWDFDGVNEFVSFDFKDPKTGKTIKAGGKADRNGFFFVNDRTNGKLLNAFPFVKQITWAKGIDLATGKPMYNMENYPGDPAKGADGKKGAVVFAAPSFLGGKNQMQMAYSPQTGLFYVPSNEWGMDIWNEPVSYKKGAAYMGAGFTIKALHDDHIGAMRAVDPATGKIVWENKNYAPLWGGVLTTAGGLVFYGTPEGFLKGVDAKTGKELWSFNVGTGIVAPPVSWEQDGEQMIAVTAGWGGAVPLWGGDVAKRVNYLEQGGSVWVFKLHK is encoded by the coding sequence ATGCATCGACACAACTTTTTCCGCCGCACCGCCATTGCCAGCGCCGTGATCGCCGCCTCGGCCTTCATGGGCAGCCAGGCCATGGCCGCCGTATCTGACGCCGACATCCTCAATGACGCCTCCACCAAGGGCGACGTCGTCAGCTTCGGTCTCGGCACCCAGGGCCAGCGCCACAGCCCGTCCACCCAGATCAACACCAACACGGTCAAGAACCTGGTTCCCGCCTGGTCCATGTCCTTCGGTGGTGAAAAGCAGCGTGGTCAGGAATCCCAGCCGGTGATCCACAACGGCAAGATGTTCGTCACTGCTTCCTACAGCCGTCTGTTCGCCATCGACGCCAAGACCGGCAAGAAGCTGTGGAAGTACGAACACCGTCTGCCGGACGGCATCATGCCCTGCTGCGACGTGATCAACCGCGGCGCCGCTCTTTATGACAATCTGGTCATCTTCGCCACCCTGGACGCCAATCTGGTCGCCCTGGATCAAGACACCGGCAAGGTCGTCTGGAAAGAGAAGCTGGAAGACTACGCCGCTGGCTACTCCGCTTCCGCCGCTCCCATCATCGCCAAGGGCAAGCTGATCACCGGCGTGTCCGGCGGTGAGTTCGGTATCGTCGGCCGCATCGACGCCCGCGATCCCAAGACCGGCAAGCTGCTGTGGACCCGTCCCACGGTCGAAGGTCACATGGGCTACAAGTTCGACGCCTCCGGCAACAAGACCGACAACGGCATCTCCGGCACCACCAACGCCACCTGGCCTGGCGACCTGTGGAAGACCGGCGGCGCCGCCACCTGGAATGGCGCAACCTACGACCCCGAAACCAACCTGATCTTCGCGGGTACCGGCAACCCGGCGCCGTGGAACAGCTGGACCCGTCCGGGCGACAACCTGTTCTCCTGCTCCACTGTGGCCATCGACGCCGATACCGGCAAGATCGTCTGGCACTACCAAGGCACCCCGCACGACGGCTGGGACTTTGACGGCGTCAACGAATTCGTTTCCTTCGACTTCAAGGACCCGAAGACCGGCAAGACCATCAAGGCTGGCGGCAAGGCCGACCGTAACGGTTTCTTCTTCGTCAATGACCGCACCAACGGCAAGCTGCTGAACGCCTTCCCGTTCGTCAAGCAGATCACCTGGGCCAAGGGCATCGACCTCGCCACCGGCAAGCCGATGTACAACATGGAGAACTACCCTGGCGATCCCGCCAAGGGCGCCGACGGCAAGAAGGGTGCTGTGGTCTTCGCCGCTCCGTCCTTCCTCGGCGGCAAGAACCAGATGCAGATGGCCTACAGTCCTCAAACCGGTCTGTTCTACGTTCCCTCCAACGAGTGGGGCATGGACATCTGGAACGAGCCCGTCTCCTACAAGAAGGGTGCCGCCTACATGGGCGCCGGTTTCACCATCAAGGCTCTGCATGACGACCACATTGGCGCCATGCGTGCCGTCGATCCCGCCACTGGCAAGATCGTCTGGGAAAACAAGAACTACGCTCCCCTGTGGGGCGGCGTCCTGACCACCGCCGGTGGCCTGGTGTTCTACGGTACCCCGGAAGGCTTCCTGAAGGGTGTTGACGCCAAGACCGGCAAGGAACTCTGGTCCTTCAACGTCGGTACCGGCATCGTCGCTCCCCCGGTCAGCTGGGAACAGGACGGCGAGCAGATGATCGCCGTGACCGCCGGTTGGGGCGGCGCCGTTCCCCTGTGGGGCGGTGACGTGGCCAAGCGCGTGAACTACCTCGAGCAGGGCGGTTCCGTCTGGGTCTTCAAGCTGCACAAGTAA